One Defluviimonas aquaemixtae DNA segment encodes these proteins:
- a CDS encoding DUF2125 domain-containing protein yields MKQWNGTSAVALTALLLGSTATRADITANEVWQGMSDYYADLGQQVETGSMQTTGDTLVITDAVFASETPEGKFSATIPEIRLRELGDGRVEVTMSEEIPVQVLTKPETGETVDMGMKVTHSGLSMIVSGDMADTAYDITAPEMAFIIDGMKVDGADVPLQVNATLTGNTGSYRMLTGTSREVTSDMSADKVDFEVGATDPKGNGTFSASGSLTGLSGTSFAVIPEGVDMTDMNAALQAGMNMKGEFTYSGGGYVMDFQDKEESFSAQSTGEGGKLHFEMSKDGLSYGGEGQNSDISMQASAFPLPIDLSVAETAFNLSLPVSKGDEAQPFGLLLKFVDLGVSEGIWSMFDPSSQLPRDPATLIVDVTGAAKLLINIFDPAEAESIADQPPGELEKIDINQLQLSVAGAELSGKGAMTFDNSMGMPKPLGALDLQLIGGNTLIDKLVAMGFVPADQAAGAKMMMGLFAIPTGEDTLTSKIEFKEDGGIYANGQRIQ; encoded by the coding sequence ATGAAACAATGGAACGGGACCAGCGCCGTCGCGCTGACTGCCCTCCTTCTCGGTTCGACCGCTACCAGGGCCGACATAACCGCCAACGAAGTTTGGCAGGGCATGTCGGACTATTACGCCGATCTCGGTCAGCAGGTGGAAACCGGATCGATGCAGACGACGGGCGATACGCTTGTCATCACGGATGCAGTTTTCGCGTCGGAGACGCCCGAGGGCAAATTCTCCGCTACGATCCCGGAAATCCGGCTGCGCGAATTGGGCGATGGCCGCGTCGAAGTGACTATGTCCGAGGAAATCCCGGTACAGGTCCTGACCAAGCCGGAGACCGGCGAAACCGTCGACATGGGCATGAAGGTCACCCATTCGGGCCTGTCCATGATCGTCTCCGGCGACATGGCGGACACGGCCTACGACATCACTGCACCCGAGATGGCGTTCATCATCGACGGCATGAAGGTGGACGGCGCCGACGTACCGCTGCAGGTCAATGCGACGCTTACCGGAAACACCGGATCGTACAGGATGCTGACGGGCACCTCGCGCGAGGTGACCTCCGACATGTCCGCGGACAAGGTCGACTTCGAGGTTGGGGCGACCGATCCCAAAGGCAACGGCACATTCTCGGCCAGCGGTTCGCTGACGGGTCTTTCGGGCACGTCCTTCGCCGTCATTCCCGAGGGCGTGGACATGACCGACATGAACGCCGCGCTTCAGGCCGGGATGAACATGAAGGGTGAGTTCACATATTCGGGCGGCGGGTATGTGATGGACTTCCAGGACAAGGAGGAAAGCTTCAGCGCCCAGTCAACCGGCGAGGGCGGCAAGCTTCATTTCGAAATGTCGAAAGACGGCCTCTCCTACGGCGGAGAGGGCCAGAACTCCGATATCTCGATGCAGGCATCGGCCTTCCCGCTTCCGATTGACCTCTCGGTCGCCGAAACCGCCTTCAACCTCAGCCTTCCGGTCTCGAAAGGGGACGAAGCACAGCCATTCGGCCTTCTGTTGAAGTTCGTCGACCTTGGGGTTTCCGAGGGGATCTGGAGCATGTTCGATCCTTCTTCCCAACTTCCGCGCGATCCGGCAACGCTCATCGTCGATGTAACCGGCGCAGCGAAGTTGCTCATCAACATCTTTGATCCGGCAGAGGCGGAATCGATTGCCGATCAGCCGCCGGGCGAGCTTGAGAAAATTGACATTAATCAGCTGCAGCTCTCCGTTGCCGGTGCGGAACTGAGCGGCAAGGGTGCAATGACGTTCGACAATTCGATGGGCATGCCCAAGCCGCTCGGCGCATTAGACTTGCAGCTAATCGGCGGGAACACCCTCATCGACAAGCTGGTTGCGATGGGCTTCGTCCCTGCCGACCAGGCGGCCGGCGCGAAGATGATGATGGGTCTTTTCGCGATTCCGACCGGCGAGGACACGCTCACCTCAAAGATCGAGTTCAAGGAGGACGGTGGCATCTACGCGAACGGCCAGCGGATCCAGTAG
- a CDS encoding enoyl-CoA hydratase/isomerase family protein, whose protein sequence is MIRLEKDGALWRVTITRVDKANSLTAAMLAEIVDAAEAAVGAGVRTFVLTAEGKVFSAGADLEEMKSGLSSDPVWERASAAIAALPCLTVAALNGTLAGGAFGVALACDIRIAVSGAEFFYPVMQRGYLPQPSDPPRLEALIGPSRARMILLAGARIGAEEALAWGLVDRVVALRALTGAVETLTADALAAETSHVAEMKGLFRPQERV, encoded by the coding sequence ATGATCCGGCTAGAGAAAGACGGTGCGTTGTGGCGCGTGACGATCACGCGCGTGGACAAGGCGAACTCGCTTACTGCCGCGATGCTGGCAGAAATCGTGGATGCGGCCGAGGCGGCGGTGGGCGCGGGGGTGCGCACCTTTGTCCTGACGGCGGAAGGAAAGGTATTTTCGGCAGGCGCTGATCTCGAGGAAATGAAGTCAGGCCTTTCCAGCGATCCGGTCTGGGAGCGCGCTTCCGCTGCGATTGCCGCGCTGCCTTGTCTTACCGTCGCCGCGCTGAACGGCACGCTTGCAGGTGGCGCCTTCGGGGTCGCGCTGGCTTGCGACATCCGCATCGCGGTGTCCGGGGCGGAGTTCTTTTATCCGGTCATGCAGCGCGGCTACCTTCCGCAACCCTCCGATCCACCGCGGCTTGAAGCCTTGATCGGACCCTCTCGTGCGCGGATGATCCTGCTGGCTGGGGCCCGGATCGGCGCAGAGGAGGCGCTTGCCTGGGGTCTCGTCGACCGCGTGGTCGCACTTCGGGCGTTGACCGGTGCGGTGGAGACCCTGACCGCAGATGCGCTCGCTGCCGAAACATCGCATGTCGCGGAGATGAAGGGCTTGTTCCGCCCGCAGGAAAGGGTTTAG
- a CDS encoding nitrite reductase: MIRHIAFSSALTALAALPAMAAPDGAALYGEHCAACHAETRLGGMGPALIPETLGRIKGDALQEVIGNGRVATQMPAFAGDLAAEEIAALAAYISAPLAEVPDWTAADIAATREMRADYAASDAPVFEADPMNVTLVVETGDHHVSVLDGDTFGVLDRFSTPYAVHGGPKFTPNGRFVFIMSRDGWVQKYDLWSLAEVGRVRAGLNSRNIAISHDGKWLAVANYLPNTLTILDAADLSVARVIDVVGRDGATSRVSAVYQALDRESFVLALKDVAEIWEVATVPDAGPFHEGFVHSHESGMEESLAAETGLFARRRIPVEDPIDDFFFSPDYRNLIGTNREGDRGVVVNLDVGRAIAELPLPGMPHLGSGISWLRDGHRVMATPHLREGMLSVIDMASWQVVKTIKTDGPGFFLRSHANTPYVWADVFFGPNHDRMHVIDKRTLEIVKTLIPAPGKTVAHTEFTRDGRHALVSVWEDDGAVIVYDAATLEEVTRLPMRKPSGKYNVWNKITFEDGTSH; this comes from the coding sequence ATGATCCGGCACATCGCTTTTTCTAGTGCTCTGACCGCTCTTGCCGCCCTGCCCGCGATGGCGGCGCCCGATGGGGCTGCACTTTACGGCGAGCATTGCGCGGCCTGCCATGCCGAGACACGGCTCGGCGGAATGGGACCCGCGCTGATCCCCGAGACGCTGGGCAGAATCAAAGGCGACGCCCTTCAGGAGGTCATAGGCAACGGGCGCGTGGCGACGCAGATGCCCGCTTTCGCCGGTGATCTGGCAGCCGAAGAAATCGCCGCGCTCGCCGCGTACATCTCCGCGCCTCTTGCCGAAGTGCCGGACTGGACGGCGGCCGATATAGCCGCAACGCGCGAGATGCGAGCCGACTACGCGGCATCCGACGCGCCCGTTTTTGAGGCCGATCCGATGAATGTCACACTAGTCGTCGAAACGGGCGACCATCATGTCAGTGTGCTCGACGGCGACACATTCGGCGTACTCGACCGGTTCTCGACGCCCTACGCCGTTCATGGCGGTCCGAAGTTCACGCCCAATGGTCGCTTCGTCTTCATCATGTCACGGGATGGCTGGGTGCAGAAGTATGACCTCTGGTCGCTGGCCGAGGTGGGTCGCGTTCGCGCCGGGCTCAACAGCCGAAACATCGCGATCAGCCATGACGGCAAGTGGCTTGCGGTCGCGAACTACCTGCCGAACACGCTGACGATTCTGGACGCGGCCGATCTTAGTGTCGCGCGCGTGATCGACGTGGTTGGCCGCGACGGTGCGACCAGCCGCGTCTCGGCCGTCTACCAGGCGCTGGATCGCGAGAGCTTCGTCCTCGCGTTGAAGGACGTGGCCGAGATCTGGGAAGTCGCGACCGTTCCCGATGCGGGCCCCTTCCACGAAGGCTTCGTGCATAGCCACGAGTCGGGGATGGAGGAAAGCCTGGCGGCCGAAACGGGGCTTTTCGCCCGCCGCCGCATTCCGGTCGAGGACCCGATCGACGATTTCTTCTTCAGCCCGGACTACCGCAACCTGATCGGTACGAACCGTGAGGGCGATCGGGGCGTCGTCGTCAATCTCGACGTCGGTCGCGCGATCGCGGAACTTCCGCTGCCCGGCATGCCGCATCTCGGTTCCGGCATCTCCTGGCTTCGCGACGGGCATCGCGTCATGGCAACGCCGCATCTGCGGGAAGGCATGTTGAGCGTGATCGACATGGCGTCCTGGCAAGTCGTGAAGACGATTAAGACGGACGGTCCCGGCTTCTTCCTCAGAAGCCACGCAAACACGCCTTATGTTTGGGCCGACGTGTTTTTCGGCCCGAACCACGACAGGATGCATGTGATTGACAAGCGCACGCTAGAGATCGTGAAGACGCTCATACCCGCGCCGGGTAAAACGGTCGCGCACACGGAGTTCACGCGCGACGGACGCCACGCGCTCGTCTCCGTCTGGGAGGATGATGGAGCGGTGATCGTCTACGACGCCGCGACACTGGAAGAAGTGACGCGCCTGCCGATGCGAAAACCCTCGGGGAAGTACAATGTCTGGAACAAGATCACCTTCGAGGATGGCACCTCGCACTGA
- the nirJ gene encoding heme d1 biosynthesis radical SAM protein NirJ, whose product MFRLTQYMHELITPTKPRRRPGPVKPVVIWNLTRRCNLRCRHCYTTSADVHFPGELTHDQAMSVLDDLSGFGIPALILSGGEPLSRFDFFDLAERARTLSFRHLSLSTNGTKLAEHADQIADLGFDYVGISLDGTGAVNDWFRGVDGAFDAALEGVRACKARDIKVGLRFTITDDNAHALSDMLDLCDSEGVDKFYLSHLVYAGRGDKNRGEDTAHLRTRTAMDHLIERAWAAVVEGQPLEIVTGNNDADAVWFLRWVERNYNAEKVRHVRAHLEAWGGNSSGLGVANIDHQGRVHPDTYWSDYTVGSVKDTPFSELWTGDDVILATLRQRPRPLKGRCGDCKFQSVCGGNTRIRALQVTGDPWAEDPACYLTNREIGTEDTARLSVTPFRGKSHDPAHRFF is encoded by the coding sequence ATGTTCAGATTGACCCAGTACATGCACGAACTGATCACGCCCACGAAGCCGCGCAGGCGGCCGGGCCCGGTCAAACCGGTCGTGATCTGGAACTTGACGCGACGCTGCAACCTGCGTTGCCGGCACTGCTACACAACCTCGGCCGATGTCCATTTTCCAGGTGAATTGACGCACGACCAGGCGATGAGCGTGCTCGACGATCTGTCGGGCTTCGGTATCCCGGCGTTGATCCTGTCTGGCGGCGAGCCACTATCGCGATTCGATTTCTTCGATCTCGCCGAACGCGCGCGGACGCTCAGCTTCCGGCATCTGAGCCTCTCGACGAACGGCACCAAGCTCGCCGAGCACGCCGACCAGATCGCAGATCTGGGCTTCGACTATGTTGGCATCTCGCTTGATGGGACAGGCGCGGTGAACGACTGGTTCCGGGGCGTGGACGGGGCATTCGACGCGGCGCTCGAAGGGGTCCGGGCCTGCAAGGCGCGCGACATCAAGGTTGGCCTGCGCTTCACGATCACCGACGACAACGCGCATGCGCTCTCTGATATGCTCGACCTCTGCGACAGCGAAGGCGTGGATAAGTTCTACCTCTCGCATCTCGTCTACGCCGGACGCGGCGACAAGAACCGCGGCGAGGACACCGCGCATCTGCGCACACGCACCGCGATGGATCACCTGATCGAACGTGCCTGGGCCGCAGTCGTCGAAGGCCAGCCACTCGAGATCGTGACCGGTAACAATGACGCGGATGCCGTCTGGTTCCTGCGCTGGGTCGAGCGGAATTACAACGCGGAGAAGGTCCGCCACGTCCGGGCGCATCTCGAGGCTTGGGGCGGCAATTCGTCCGGCCTCGGCGTCGCCAATATCGACCATCAGGGCCGGGTCCACCCCGACACCTACTGGTCCGACTACACCGTCGGTTCGGTCAAGGATACGCCATTTTCCGAGCTCTGGACCGGCGACGACGTGATACTTGCCACCTTGCGTCAACGGCCCAGACCGCTCAAGGGTCGCTGCGGCGACTGCAAGTTCCAGTCGGTCTGCGGCGGCAATACGCGCATCCGGGCGTTGCAGGTGACGGGTGATCCCTGGGCCGAGGACCCGGCCTGCTATCTGACCAACCGGGAAATCGGCACGGAAGATACCGCGCGCCTGTCCGTCACGCCATTCCGGGGCAAGAGCCATGATCCGGCACATCGCTTTTTCTAG
- the ahbB gene encoding siroheme decarboxylase subunit beta has protein sequence MTQLDDTDRRLIAATQGGLPITATPYAEVASWLGLDEAAVIARIHAMLESGAIRRIAIAPNHFALGLTANGMSVWDVEDDAAEELGAKIGALDYVSHCYLRPRALPDWPYNLFAMIHSHDRDEVETRRREIAALLGPACRSHDILYSTRILKKAGLRLSNGS, from the coding sequence ATGACACAGCTCGACGACACCGATCGCCGCCTCATCGCCGCCACCCAGGGCGGACTACCCATCACGGCTACGCCCTATGCCGAAGTCGCCTCGTGGCTTGGTCTCGATGAGGCGGCAGTCATTGCCCGCATTCACGCCATGCTCGAATCCGGTGCCATCCGGCGCATCGCGATCGCACCCAATCACTTTGCGCTCGGCCTGACCGCGAACGGGATGAGCGTCTGGGACGTGGAAGACGACGCGGCCGAGGAACTCGGCGCAAAGATCGGCGCGCTGGACTACGTTTCGCACTGCTACCTCAGGCCGCGCGCCCTGCCCGACTGGCCCTACAATCTGTTCGCGATGATCCACAGCCACGACCGTGATGAGGTCGAGACACGGCGTCGCGAGATCGCGGCGCTTCTCGGCCCCGCCTGCAGAAGCCACGACATTCTTTACTCCACGCGCATCCTGAAGAAGGCGGGGCTGCGCCTTAGCAATGGGAGCTGA
- a CDS encoding Lrp/AsnC family transcriptional regulator, translating into MRRTPLPPDSLDDTDRRVLNALQEDGFPLSPRPFAEVAAQLGIDESDLIRRLLALRDLGAITRFGPFFDAEALGGAFCLCAMSVPPDRFDAVATLVNAHPEVAHNYERSHKLNMWFVLATERPKGISETAERIEKETGLKVLLFPKLREFFVRFKVAA; encoded by the coding sequence ATGAGACGGACGCCCCTGCCCCCTGATTCCCTCGACGACACCGACCGCAGGGTCTTGAATGCGCTGCAGGAAGACGGATTCCCTCTCTCGCCGCGCCCATTCGCCGAAGTCGCCGCCCAGCTAGGCATCGACGAAAGCGATCTGATCCGCCGCCTGCTCGCGCTGCGCGACCTCGGCGCGATCACCCGATTCGGACCGTTCTTCGACGCCGAAGCCTTGGGCGGAGCCTTCTGTCTCTGCGCGATGTCGGTACCACCGGACCGCTTCGATGCGGTTGCCACGCTCGTCAACGCCCACCCCGAAGTCGCGCACAACTATGAACGCAGCCACAAGCTGAACATGTGGTTCGTGCTGGCGACCGAACGCCCGAAAGGCATCTCCGAAACCGCGGAGCGGATCGAGAAGGAGACGGGGCTGAAGGTGCTTCTCTTTCCAAAACTTCGAGAGTTCTTCGTCCGGTTCAAGGTCGCAGCATGA
- the ahbB gene encoding siroheme decarboxylase subunit beta, whose protein sequence is MLDSLDPTDRRLLDDFQRDLPLVPRPFAAIGECIGIDEDEVISRLGALRSAGMISRVGATLRPNTAGASTLAAMTVSEGRVEEVAAIIGEEPGVNHSYLREDPWNLWFVATAPDPSRLEASLSRIGARSGLRVLDLRLVRPFNIDLGFRMGGARPEVMPAPRPARPEILWDDDRPLLQAMSTGLTLLPRPFAILGRDLGREESTVIKRIGMLQAAGILSRIGVIVRHRPLGWTANAMIVWDLPAGRIDAAGPALARHAGVTLCYERRTVPGIWDYPLYSMIHARSRPEALAILSEAARLPELSGARHRVLFSTRCFRQTGALIEEKAA, encoded by the coding sequence ATGCTCGACAGCCTCGACCCCACGGACCGCCGCCTTCTCGACGACTTCCAGCGCGACCTGCCTCTCGTGCCCCGGCCCTTCGCGGCGATCGGCGAATGTATCGGCATCGACGAGGACGAAGTGATCTCGCGCCTGGGAGCGCTCCGCTCCGCCGGGATGATCAGCCGCGTCGGCGCGACCCTGCGCCCGAACACCGCCGGCGCCTCGACGCTCGCCGCGATGACCGTGTCTGAGGGGCGCGTCGAAGAGGTCGCCGCGATCATTGGTGAAGAACCAGGCGTCAACCACTCCTACCTGCGCGAGGACCCGTGGAATCTGTGGTTCGTCGCGACCGCGCCCGACCCGTCGCGGCTGGAGGCAAGCCTGTCACGCATCGGGGCGCGTAGCGGACTCAGGGTGCTCGACCTGCGCCTCGTGCGGCCCTTCAATATTGATCTCGGATTCAGGATGGGCGGTGCGCGGCCGGAAGTCATGCCGGCGCCTCGACCTGCCCGGCCCGAGATTCTTTGGGATGACGACCGCCCGCTTCTTCAGGCGATGAGCACCGGGCTGACACTTCTGCCACGCCCGTTCGCGATTCTGGGGCGCGATCTCGGGCGCGAGGAAAGTACGGTCATCAAACGCATCGGGATGCTTCAAGCGGCCGGCATTCTGTCGCGCATCGGCGTCATCGTCCGGCACCGGCCGCTTGGCTGGACGGCGAATGCGATGATTGTCTGGGATCTGCCGGCAGGCCGGATCGACGCCGCCGGTCCGGCGCTCGCCCGCCACGCCGGCGTGACGCTTTGTTACGAGCGGAGGACCGTGCCGGGCATCTGGGATTATCCGCTCTATTCCATGATCCACGCGCGGTCGCGTCCCGAAGCGCTTGCGATACTGTCGGAAGCTGCGCGACTGCCCGAGCTTTCCGGCGCCAGGCATCGCGTCCTGTTCTCGACCCGCTGCTTTCGTCAGACAGGCGCGCTGATCGAGGAGAAGGCGGCATGA
- a CDS encoding cytochrome D1 domain-containing protein, with the protein MRPLVTAIFLALCQPAAAMDPCCATGDLGLVVERTTGSLLVVDRSDRAAIGRIQGLGDLSHASLTYSPDERYAYVFGRDGGLTKVDMLTRSIAKRIVQGGNSIGGAISDDGRLIAVSNYDPGGVKVFDADTLEMVADVPAGAKTIGLVDVPGRRFAWSTWETGEAFMADFSGPEMVLTKLGDVGANPFDAVLTEDAHIYLIGLFGEKGVTAIDLWDERPKPVRFLKDYGKTDDDLPVYKMPHLQGWAFTEGQYVLPAIGRHELIWVDRENLQEVARTPMHGQPVFIVAQPGSPFVWVNFATPLNDTVQVVDSRTHEAVKTLTPGAAVLHMEFAPRGAEVWISARDDNKVAIYDTRTFELLAEIAADTPSGIFFTARAHRTGL; encoded by the coding sequence ATGAGACCATTGGTCACCGCCATTTTCCTTGCCCTCTGCCAGCCCGCCGCCGCGATGGATCCATGCTGCGCAACCGGCGATCTCGGGCTTGTCGTCGAACGCACGACGGGCTCGTTGTTGGTCGTGGACCGGTCCGATCGCGCCGCGATCGGTCGGATTCAGGGGCTCGGTGACCTCAGCCACGCCTCGCTGACCTACAGCCCCGACGAACGTTACGCCTATGTGTTCGGCCGCGACGGCGGGCTGACCAAGGTCGACATGCTGACCCGGTCCATCGCCAAGAGAATCGTGCAGGGCGGAAATTCGATCGGCGGCGCGATTTCTGACGACGGGAGACTCATCGCCGTGTCGAACTACGACCCCGGCGGCGTGAAGGTCTTCGATGCCGATACGCTGGAGATGGTCGCCGATGTTCCCGCCGGCGCGAAGACCATCGGCCTCGTCGACGTGCCGGGCCGCCGCTTTGCCTGGTCGACATGGGAAACCGGCGAGGCATTCATGGCCGATTTCTCCGGTCCCGAGATGGTTCTGACCAAACTCGGCGATGTCGGCGCGAACCCCTTCGATGCCGTTCTGACCGAGGACGCGCACATATACCTGATCGGATTGTTCGGCGAGAAGGGCGTGACCGCTATCGACCTCTGGGACGAGAGGCCGAAGCCCGTGCGCTTCCTCAAGGACTACGGCAAGACCGACGACGACCTGCCGGTCTACAAGATGCCGCATCTTCAGGGCTGGGCCTTCACCGAAGGGCAATACGTCCTCCCCGCCATCGGCCGGCACGAGCTTATTTGGGTCGACCGCGAAAACCTTCAGGAAGTCGCGCGCACGCCCATGCACGGACAGCCGGTCTTCATCGTCGCGCAGCCGGGCTCTCCTTTCGTCTGGGTCAACTTCGCGACGCCCCTCAACGACACGGTTCAAGTCGTGGACAGCCGTACGCACGAGGCCGTGAAGACCCTGACGCCCGGCGCCGCCGTCCTGCACATGGAATTCGCGCCCCGAGGCGCCGAGGTCTGGATCTCCGCCCGCGACGACAACAAGGTCGCGATCTACGACACCAGGACTTTCGAATTGCTGGCCGAGATCGCGGCCGACACCCCGAGCGGGATCTTCTTCACCGCCCGGGCGCATCGGACGGGGCTCTGA
- a CDS encoding c-type cytochrome: MRSIAILLLSSLPASAEIATDRANRLEHIVEQDCGSCHGLTMNGGLGSPLTPTALSATESEGIAEIILEGVPGTAMPRWRPLLSEEDALWIADYLKGRTK; the protein is encoded by the coding sequence ATGCGTAGCATCGCAATCCTTCTTCTCTCCAGCTTGCCTGCGTCGGCCGAGATAGCGACGGACCGCGCCAACCGGCTGGAGCACATCGTCGAGCAGGATTGCGGATCGTGCCACGGGCTGACGATGAATGGCGGGCTTGGTAGCCCGCTGACGCCCACCGCGCTGTCAGCGACCGAATCCGAGGGGATCGCCGAAATCATTCTCGAAGGCGTACCCGGAACCGCGATGCCGCGCTGGCGCCCGCTGCTCAGCGAAGAGGATGCCCTGTGGATCGCCGATTACCTGAAGGGACGGACAAAATGA
- the cobA gene encoding uroporphyrinogen-III C-methyltransferase, giving the protein MKDISAGKVFLIGAGPGDPELLTLRALNVLQGADVVVFDRLVSDEIMALVPDGKRRIDVGKLPGHHPVPQPEINDILIALAQEGLTVARLKGGDPLIFARGSEEAEALREAGIAVSYVPGITAAQGAAAAAGLPLTHRGLATGIHYVTGHRARDARLDLDWAALAGGDSTLVVYMGVANIAEIAFQLMRHGMPVTLPVLAVAAATTPRETRMVSTLGAIAADIAGAAPEAPVLFIIGRVVGLRDLAARTCAAMTGGSETAAYA; this is encoded by the coding sequence ATGAAGGACATCAGTGCAGGCAAAGTCTTCCTCATCGGCGCCGGGCCGGGCGATCCGGAGCTTCTGACGCTCCGCGCGCTCAATGTTCTGCAAGGGGCCGATGTGGTGGTCTTTGACCGGCTCGTCTCGGACGAGATCATGGCGCTCGTACCCGATGGCAAACGGCGAATCGACGTGGGCAAGCTGCCTGGCCATCACCCGGTGCCGCAGCCCGAGATCAACGACATCCTGATCGCGCTCGCGCAGGAGGGGCTGACGGTCGCGCGGCTGAAGGGCGGCGACCCGCTGATCTTCGCGCGCGGCTCGGAAGAGGCCGAGGCGCTGCGCGAAGCGGGGATTGCGGTCAGCTACGTGCCGGGCATCACGGCCGCGCAGGGCGCCGCGGCCGCGGCCGGTCTGCCCCTGACCCACCGCGGGCTCGCGACCGGCATACATTACGTAACCGGCCACCGCGCGCGCGACGCGCGGCTCGACCTCGATTGGGCGGCGCTCGCGGGCGGAGACTCCACGCTTGTCGTCTACATGGGCGTGGCGAATATCGCCGAGATCGCCTTCCAGCTCATGCGGCACGGGATGCCGGTCACGCTTCCGGTGCTCGCTGTAGCCGCGGCCACGACGCCGCGAGAGACGCGGATGGTCTCCACACTTGGCGCCATCGCCGCCGACATCGCCGGCGCCGCTCCGGAAGCGCCGGTGCTGTTCATCATCGGTCGGGTGGTTGGGCTCCGCGACCTTGCCGCGCGGACCTGTGCGGCTATGACTGGCGGATCGGAGACTGCGGCCTATGCGTAG